A DNA window from Bdellovibrio sp. BCCA contains the following coding sequences:
- a CDS encoding chloride channel protein, translating to MQPKDILHSPHLKAARHKIFFNLPFWISAGVAAAISVGYNILFKLCEDWALAHSTESILLFTAPLALLASFLIGYFFSKEAIGSGIPQVIAAVELSNNNHPFLKKLLSIPMLITKILGSCVCVLGGGVSGREGPTLQVSTSVFYQISRFWPKSFPKPQLPAMILAGGAAGLASAFNTPLGGIVFAIEELSKTHISVVRTAVFQAVIIAGILAQLFLGNYLYLGNTSFGQFPAYVLYQTVVIAAIVGVSSGLFAESLYRITRWRASQSFWIKVTMTLVCGGLLSLTIYLCGPSTVGAGKSVMIELLKNPHDPASPLLPISRIFGNFFTYIGGVIGGVFAPALASGAAMGQYFSQLFGFTNVKLMIMVGMVAFLTGITRTPFTSFVLVLEMSDSHEIILYLMLSSVIANVAARVLAPKSFYEQAAHDLINKQSEMPGMVEHRHGTSPTP from the coding sequence ATGCAACCAAAAGATATTCTTCACAGTCCGCATCTTAAGGCGGCTCGCCACAAAATTTTTTTCAACCTTCCATTCTGGATTTCTGCTGGAGTCGCCGCCGCGATTTCTGTTGGCTACAATATTCTTTTTAAATTGTGCGAAGATTGGGCTTTGGCGCATTCAACAGAATCTATTTTATTATTCACGGCACCTTTGGCGCTTTTAGCGTCTTTTTTAATTGGATATTTCTTTTCTAAAGAGGCGATCGGGAGTGGTATTCCGCAAGTCATTGCCGCAGTCGAACTTTCTAATAACAATCATCCCTTTTTGAAAAAACTTTTAAGCATTCCGATGCTGATCACAAAGATTCTTGGATCTTGTGTCTGCGTTCTAGGTGGCGGTGTTTCAGGGCGTGAAGGTCCGACGCTACAAGTTTCAACCTCTGTATTTTATCAGATCTCGCGTTTCTGGCCGAAGAGCTTTCCAAAGCCTCAGCTGCCCGCCATGATTCTTGCCGGTGGTGCTGCAGGTCTCGCGTCGGCCTTTAACACTCCCTTAGGCGGAATTGTTTTTGCCATTGAAGAACTTTCGAAAACACATATTAGCGTAGTGCGTACGGCTGTTTTTCAAGCGGTCATCATCGCCGGTATTTTGGCGCAGCTGTTTTTGGGAAATTATCTTTACCTTGGAAACACCAGCTTCGGGCAGTTTCCCGCCTACGTTCTTTATCAAACCGTCGTTATTGCCGCCATCGTTGGCGTGAGCAGCGGCTTGTTTGCTGAAAGTCTTTATCGCATCACAAGATGGAGAGCTTCGCAGTCATTTTGGATCAAAGTTACAATGACATTGGTGTGCGGAGGTCTTTTAAGTCTGACGATTTATCTTTGCGGTCCTAGCACCGTCGGCGCCGGAAAATCCGTGATGATTGAACTTCTTAAAAATCCGCATGATCCCGCAAGTCCGCTTCTGCCGATCTCGCGCATCTTTGGAAACTTCTTTACTTATATCGGTGGTGTGATCGGCGGTGTCTTTGCTCCGGCCCTGGCAAGTGGTGCGGCAATGGGACAGTACTTCAGTCAATTATTTGGCTTTACGAACGTGAAACTGATGATCATGGTCGGGATGGTCGCATTTTTGACAGGAATCACTCGCACACCGTTTACTTCGTTTGTTCTAGTTTTAGAGATGAGTGATTCGCACGAGATTATTTTATATCTGATGCTATCTTCAGTTATTGCCAATGTGGCTGCCAGAGTTCTCGCACCTAAATCTTTTTATGAGCAAGCGGCTCATGATTTGATTAATAAACAATCTGAAATGCCCGGGATGGTGGAGCATCGTCATGGTACTTCACCAACTCCATAG
- the rph gene encoding ribonuclease PH yields MRADGRLFDQLRQIKITPHVSEYAEGSCIVEFGKTKVLCTATYEPKAPQWLAGTGSGWVTAEYGMLPRSTHTRIKREKSMTGGRTQEISRLIGRSLRAAIDLKLLGERQIIVDCDVLNADGGTRTASVTGGFVALALACKKLADLSEIKKFPLVNYVSAISVGLHNDNILLDLNYDEDSAIGTDMNFVMTDKGHFVEVQGTAEHVPFTRDQLFKMMDVAEKGCRELFIHQASIVGEIYKIAGK; encoded by the coding sequence ATGCGCGCTGACGGGCGTCTTTTCGATCAATTACGACAAATTAAAATCACTCCCCACGTCTCTGAATACGCCGAAGGTTCTTGCATCGTTGAATTTGGAAAGACAAAAGTTCTTTGCACAGCGACCTACGAACCCAAGGCTCCGCAATGGCTGGCTGGTACCGGTTCTGGTTGGGTGACGGCTGAATACGGTATGCTTCCTCGCTCGACACACACGCGTATTAAACGTGAAAAATCAATGACAGGTGGTCGCACTCAGGAAATCTCAAGATTGATTGGCCGTTCTTTGCGTGCGGCGATTGATTTAAAGCTTTTGGGTGAAAGACAAATCATCGTGGACTGTGACGTTTTGAACGCCGACGGTGGCACTCGCACAGCTTCTGTGACAGGCGGCTTTGTAGCTTTGGCATTAGCTTGTAAAAAGTTAGCGGACCTGAGCGAAATCAAAAAATTTCCTCTTGTGAATTATGTCTCTGCAATCAGTGTAGGCCTTCACAACGACAACATCTTGCTTGATTTAAATTACGATGAAGATTCTGCTATCGGCACTGATATGAACTTTGTCATGACCGACAAAGGACATTTCGTTGAAGTGCAAGGAACTGCTGAACACGTCCCTTTCACTCGCGATCAACTTTTCAAAATGATGGACGTTGCCGAAAAAGGATGTCGTGAACTTTTCATTCATCAAGCGTCTATCGTGGGCGAAATTTATAAAATTGCTGGGAAATAA
- a CDS encoding mechanosensitive ion channel family protein, whose amino-acid sequence MEKYIFEESSFFSAEIANLLKTTYFVMPNWKWCVLAIAITLGIVLRPIIQFVLKEVKKHNPFTKKFPTSFSAHFLNLKVERPLAWILVIFFWFATGDAIGLTGKFEIYYNHFLRGLLALYAIRLVYYAVDAGGNVLKEMAAKTESTYDDQLVPFATKSMKVLVVVLGILIALQSFGLNVMSILAGLGLGGLALALAAQDTAANLFGSITILFDHPFKVGDWVKIKDMEGTVEDIGFRSTRIRTFYNSVITIPNAMMAKETIDNMGIRPARRIRQILGLTYETPPEKIEQFCEQVRYLITKHPKVNPETVTVRFNNYNASSLDVLVNFHLEVFTGAEELEHQQAIFIEILKIAAGLKVDFAYPTQTVYYKGTDEVPALPLGQT is encoded by the coding sequence ATGGAAAAATATATTTTTGAAGAGTCGTCCTTTTTTTCAGCTGAAATCGCAAATCTTCTGAAAACGACTTATTTTGTGATGCCGAACTGGAAATGGTGTGTGCTTGCGATCGCTATCACTTTGGGAATCGTTCTTCGCCCGATCATTCAGTTCGTTCTTAAAGAAGTTAAAAAGCACAATCCCTTCACAAAGAAATTCCCGACTAGTTTCTCTGCGCACTTTTTAAATCTCAAAGTCGAGCGTCCACTTGCTTGGATCCTAGTGATCTTTTTTTGGTTTGCCACGGGTGACGCGATTGGGCTCACAGGCAAGTTTGAAATTTACTACAATCATTTCTTGCGCGGACTTTTAGCTCTTTATGCGATCCGTTTGGTTTACTACGCCGTCGACGCTGGCGGAAATGTTCTTAAAGAGATGGCCGCCAAAACCGAAAGCACTTACGACGATCAGCTTGTGCCTTTTGCAACAAAATCCATGAAGGTGTTGGTTGTTGTTCTGGGTATTTTGATTGCTTTGCAAAGTTTTGGTCTGAATGTGATGTCGATCCTTGCCGGTCTGGGACTGGGAGGTTTGGCTCTTGCCTTGGCAGCGCAAGATACAGCCGCGAATCTTTTTGGTTCGATCACGATCTTGTTTGACCATCCTTTTAAAGTGGGCGATTGGGTGAAGATCAAAGATATGGAAGGCACTGTTGAAGACATTGGCTTTCGTTCAACGCGCATTCGCACATTTTATAATTCCGTGATCACAATTCCCAATGCGATGATGGCGAAAGAAACGATCGACAATATGGGCATCCGTCCTGCCCGCCGCATTCGTCAGATTTTGGGCCTCACTTATGAAACTCCGCCAGAAAAAATTGAGCAGTTCTGCGAGCAGGTTCGTTACCTTATCACCAAACACCCTAAAGTAAATCCTGAAACGGTGACGGTTCGCTTTAATAACTACAATGCTTCTTCATTAGATGTGTTGGTGAATTTTCATTTGGAAGTTTTCACCGGAGCTGAAGAGCTTGAACATCAGCAGGCGATTTTCATAGAGATCCTCAAAATTGCAGCGGGATTAAAAGTCGACTTCGCATATCCAACACAAACGGTTTACTACAAAGGTACTGACGAGGTTCCGGCCCTTCCTCTGGGTCAGACCTAA
- a CDS encoding N-acetylmuramoyl-L-alanine amidase family protein, with the protein MNLFSLKKLVLASALLWSAPTWAMHIMLDPGHGGVDTGAVHGAAREADLVLKVAQRLKALLEKDEQFKVTLTRAQDRNISLPARVKMAEDAKVDLFVSLHANAASDQRAKGVEFFFQNNLPPDEESLFLASQENQMILNSKELHDISGGDELSKKGDIAAIIEDLHRQNRMASSLRLTQTLTHVWNNDENASQATIKQAPFYVISKTSMPSVLIEIGFLTNPREAKKLLTTDYQADLAQKIYSALLSYKEKMDNRTAKTLN; encoded by the coding sequence ATGAATCTTTTCTCTCTTAAAAAGCTCGTTCTGGCTTCTGCCCTTTTGTGGTCCGCTCCCACGTGGGCTATGCATATTATGTTAGATCCAGGACATGGTGGCGTTGATACAGGCGCTGTTCATGGCGCTGCGAGGGAAGCTGATTTAGTTTTAAAAGTCGCGCAACGACTGAAAGCTCTTTTAGAAAAAGACGAACAATTCAAAGTGACTTTGACTCGCGCACAAGATCGCAACATCAGCCTTCCTGCCCGAGTGAAAATGGCGGAAGACGCAAAAGTGGATTTATTTGTAAGTCTTCATGCAAACGCAGCTTCCGATCAACGTGCAAAAGGTGTTGAGTTCTTTTTCCAAAATAACTTACCACCGGATGAAGAGAGTTTGTTTCTAGCAAGCCAAGAAAATCAGATGATTCTCAATAGCAAAGAGCTTCATGATATTTCTGGCGGAGATGAGCTTTCTAAAAAAGGCGATATCGCCGCCATCATCGAAGACTTGCACCGTCAAAATCGCATGGCGAGCAGCCTTCGTCTGACGCAGACTTTGACACACGTGTGGAATAACGACGAAAACGCTTCGCAAGCCACCATCAAGCAAGCGCCGTTTTATGTGATTTCAAAAACAAGTATGCCTTCTGTTTTAATTGAAATTGGTTTCCTCACAAATCCGCGCGAGGCCAAAAAGCTTTTAACGACGGACTATCAAGCGGATCTTGCTCAAAAAATCTACAGCGCTTTGCTCTCGTACAAAGAAAAGATGGACAATCGCACAGCAAAAACCTTAAATTAG
- a CDS encoding tail fiber domain-containing protein, which translates to MILWTLGVSGAWAAGPSTLQSLTYQGRILKADGSALEHNSVSFLFEITNPTGSCVIYREQVNGINMSGSNGVFDVPIGSGTKLYPSDPLFKLLDSFSNSASFLCDGGVTYNPTVDATRLLKVQFHDGHGWNEINPPNEIRNVPFAAYSLSAQKLGTNIASDFVLRSSIPTCSAGQVLFYNGTALSCVTDAGSSGVVTSVAGSGPVTVTGTSSVIVSVTTGTTAGTVAAGNDSRFTDARPPTGNAGGDLSGTYPNPTLANGVITTSKLFANPGINRLVATDATTGANLTHLDCTVGEVLTWSAANGWQCTSQNSLVVGSAASATGFTGSLAGDVSGTQGATSVNKIKGISVDVTGLTSGQVLKYDGSQWSPASLTDANALPLAGGTMSGAINLNSNNLTNIGFMTMVANKSLHLSNNASDPTGLTGADKGKTWFNSTSNQIKYWDGTAVQTLGLAGSGLTALTGDVTATGPGSAAATIANSAVTTAKINNLAVTDAKINDVAVDKITSAAGKYFSYAPNNVACTNGQVLSKTANGWECASATSLTNALTNGRIHVGNASNIATEVVMSGDATLSNAGALTLANSGVTAGTYTKVTVDAKGRVTTGTSPTTLAGYGITDAQPSGNYLTALTGDVTATGPGSGAATIANNAVTTAKINNLAVTDAKINDVAVDKITSAASKYFTYAPNNVACTNGQVLMKTANGWECGAASAGSVTSITAGTGLTGGTITSTGTIGLGTELAAVDGISSTGYVQRTGAGAYSTTAGSTSASNNTLVQRDGSGVSNFYGVGVTGATSGTVTLRSVATVTSYSLTFPGTQGAAGTVLSNDGGGGLSWASILNTSLSNGKIYVGNASNVATAVTMAGDATLSNAGALTLANSGVTAGTYAKVTVDAKGRVTSGAALVDADVPSTIWRTGGNTLGTAGSIGTKDNFALSFMTNNTTKMTLDANGNLGIGTASPASALHVVGDIQFTGTITDISDRRLKKNIRPLTSGLNTVRKISVYSYVMKDDPHERTEYGVMAQDMMQILPHLVKTVDTNGNYYGVNYLGLVPWSLKAIQELDTNTQTLSREIASVRDENKALKEEINNLKDRNDRLEKQMNEVLLLLKNKGSE; encoded by the coding sequence TTGATACTTTGGACTTTGGGAGTTTCTGGGGCTTGGGCCGCAGGCCCCTCCACCCTGCAATCTCTTACTTATCAAGGTCGTATCCTAAAAGCTGACGGCAGCGCCCTTGAACACAACAGCGTGAGTTTTCTTTTTGAGATCACAAATCCGACCGGATCTTGCGTGATCTACCGTGAGCAAGTCAATGGCATCAATATGTCTGGTTCTAACGGCGTCTTTGACGTGCCGATTGGTTCAGGCACAAAACTTTATCCGTCAGATCCTCTTTTTAAACTTTTAGATTCCTTCAGTAACTCCGCTAGTTTTTTATGCGATGGCGGCGTCACCTACAATCCAACGGTGGATGCCACTCGACTTTTGAAAGTGCAATTTCACGACGGACACGGTTGGAATGAAATCAATCCTCCCAATGAGATTCGTAACGTGCCTTTTGCGGCGTATTCTCTTTCAGCACAAAAACTGGGAACCAATATCGCTAGCGACTTCGTTTTAAGATCCAGCATTCCTACTTGTAGCGCAGGCCAAGTTCTTTTTTATAACGGCACAGCTTTAAGCTGCGTCACCGATGCGGGAAGTAGCGGTGTCGTTACTTCGGTTGCAGGCAGCGGTCCTGTAACAGTGACTGGAACTAGCAGTGTGATTGTGAGCGTGACGACGGGAACAACGGCGGGAACTGTCGCTGCCGGAAATGACTCACGTTTTACAGATGCGCGTCCTCCGACGGGAAATGCGGGCGGCGACCTCTCTGGAACTTATCCAAATCCGACTTTGGCAAACGGCGTGATCACAACGTCAAAACTTTTTGCCAATCCTGGAATCAACCGTCTTGTTGCTACAGACGCGACAACGGGTGCAAATCTCACACATTTAGATTGCACGGTGGGAGAGGTTTTAACCTGGAGTGCCGCAAACGGTTGGCAGTGCACTTCTCAAAACTCTCTTGTCGTTGGAAGTGCTGCGAGTGCGACTGGTTTCACTGGTTCCCTTGCTGGCGACGTGAGTGGCACACAAGGTGCGACGTCGGTGAATAAAATCAAAGGTATCTCTGTCGATGTGACAGGTTTAACATCAGGACAGGTTTTAAAATATGATGGAAGTCAGTGGAGTCCTGCGAGTCTGACAGACGCAAATGCTCTGCCTTTAGCCGGTGGAACCATGAGTGGCGCCATCAACCTTAACAGCAACAATCTTACGAACATCGGTTTTATGACGATGGTTGCAAATAAATCCCTGCATCTTTCAAACAACGCTTCAGATCCCACAGGATTAACGGGCGCTGACAAAGGGAAGACTTGGTTTAACTCGACATCCAATCAAATCAAGTATTGGGATGGAACCGCTGTGCAAACTTTGGGTCTTGCGGGCTCAGGTCTTACTGCTTTAACCGGCGATGTCACCGCGACAGGCCCAGGGTCTGCCGCTGCGACAATTGCCAATAGCGCTGTCACGACTGCAAAGATTAATAACCTTGCTGTGACGGATGCAAAAATCAATGACGTCGCCGTTGATAAAATCACGAGTGCTGCGGGAAAATATTTTTCTTACGCTCCGAACAACGTCGCTTGTACCAACGGTCAAGTTTTATCAAAAACAGCCAACGGTTGGGAATGTGCTTCCGCGACATCTTTAACGAATGCTCTTACGAATGGTCGCATTCACGTCGGTAATGCTTCCAATATCGCAACCGAAGTCGTGATGAGTGGCGACGCCACTTTATCAAACGCGGGTGCACTGACATTAGCGAACTCAGGTGTTACGGCAGGAACTTATACCAAAGTAACGGTGGATGCTAAAGGTCGTGTAACCACAGGTACAAGTCCAACGACTTTAGCTGGTTATGGAATCACGGATGCTCAACCGTCAGGAAATTACCTTACGGCTTTAACCGGAGACGTCACCGCGACAGGCCCCGGCTCTGGAGCTGCGACCATTGCCAATAATGCTGTCACGACAGCGAAGATTAATAACCTTGCAGTGACGGATGCAAAAATCAACGATGTCGCTGTTGATAAAATCACAAGTGCTGCGAGCAAGTATTTCACTTATGCACCGAACAACGTCGCTTGTACGAACGGTCAAGTCTTAATGAAAACCGCCAACGGTTGGGAGTGCGGAGCCGCGAGTGCTGGTTCTGTAACGAGCATCACGGCAGGAACAGGATTGACCGGTGGGACAATCACTTCTACAGGAACTATTGGCTTAGGAACAGAACTTGCCGCTGTGGACGGAATTTCTTCAACAGGTTATGTGCAAAGAACAGGTGCTGGAGCTTATTCGACAACAGCAGGAAGTACGTCAGCTTCCAACAACACTCTTGTGCAAAGAGATGGTTCCGGAGTTTCTAACTTTTACGGCGTTGGTGTTACAGGTGCCACAAGCGGGACTGTGACTTTGCGTTCTGTCGCAACTGTGACGAGCTACTCCCTGACTTTCCCTGGAACACAAGGGGCTGCGGGAACTGTTCTTTCCAACGACGGAGGTGGCGGTCTTTCTTGGGCAAGTATTTTAAATACCTCTTTGAGCAACGGAAAAATTTATGTCGGCAACGCTTCCAACGTAGCAACAGCTGTGACCATGGCTGGAGATGCCACACTGTCTAATGCCGGAGCTTTGACACTTGCGAACTCTGGTGTTACTGCGGGTACTTATGCAAAAGTCACCGTGGATGCGAAAGGACGCGTGACTTCGGGAGCGGCGCTGGTGGATGCTGATGTGCCATCAACAATTTGGCGCACAGGTGGAAACACTTTGGGAACAGCCGGTTCGATTGGTACAAAAGACAACTTTGCATTAAGCTTCATGACGAACAACACGACAAAAATGACTTTGGATGCGAATGGAAATCTGGGAATCGGTACGGCCTCGCCAGCCAGTGCTCTTCACGTTGTGGGTGATATTCAGTTCACAGGAACGATCACGGATATTTCCGATAGACGCCTAAAGAAAAACATTCGTCCTTTGACTTCGGGTCTTAATACCGTTCGTAAAATTTCAGTTTATTCTTACGTGATGAAAGATGATCCGCACGAAAGAACCGAGTACGGGGTCATGGCTCAGGATATGATGCAAATTCTTCCTCACCTTGTGAAAACCGTGGATACCAACGGCAATTACTATGGTGTGAATTATTTGGGTCTTGTGCCTTGGAGTTTAAAGGCGATTCAAGAACTTGATACCAACACACAAACTCTCAGTCGTGAAATCGCTTCTGTCCGTGACGAGAACAAGGCTTTGAAAGAAGAAATCAACAATCTCAAAGACAGAAACGATCGTCTTGAAAAACAGATGAATGAAGTTCTTTTGTTACTTAAAAACAAGGGATCCGAGTAA
- a CDS encoding cupin domain-containing protein — MATQLTPGQPEKRTPETGTRSFSKKSFSKADEVRDFPKGKLELVEVNGNTVGLITLQPGWRWSTSVKPIAKTESCEVTHFQYMISGTLHVKMDDGTEMDFKGGEVAFTPPGHDAWVVGNEPVVAIDFQGMANYAKAPHEH, encoded by the coding sequence ATGGCAACTCAATTGACGCCGGGACAACCCGAAAAAAGAACTCCCGAAACAGGGACAAGAAGTTTTTCTAAAAAAAGTTTTTCAAAAGCAGATGAGGTTCGAGATTTTCCAAAAGGCAAACTGGAGTTAGTGGAAGTCAATGGAAATACGGTGGGTCTTATCACCTTACAACCGGGATGGCGCTGGTCTACATCTGTGAAACCCATCGCTAAGACTGAAAGCTGTGAGGTTACGCATTTTCAGTATATGATTTCAGGCACCCTTCATGTGAAAATGGATGACGGAACTGAAATGGATTTCAAAGGCGGCGAAGTCGCGTTCACTCCTCCGGGACATGATGCCTGGGTTGTGGGTAATGAACCTGTCGTGGCCATTGATTTTCAAGGCATGGCTAATTACGCCAAAGCACCGCACGAACACTGA